The proteins below come from a single Oscillospiraceae bacterium genomic window:
- a CDS encoding peptide ABC transporter substrate-binding protein, with translation MKMKNIAAVAMAGCMAASLAACGGSASSAASTETSTAASTEAATGEESTGTANGFTVEYGPNPETLDPALNSAIDGANTLITVFEPLLLIDQNNEVIPGQAESYTVSDDGLVWTFTMRDGLKWSDGSDLTAKDFEYSFKRLAAPDTAAPYAETVVGMIDGYEDAVGNPDAGGNMTTEPDFDALNVVASEDGKTLTVTLSYPCAYFDKLAAFAAMSPVQQATVEANGDAWCTQPDTYVCNGPYMITDWVPSERIVLSKNPNYVGGWDSSKIVSDTITLLLLEDSSAAYAAYNSGEAQLVKDVPTDEIPSLTKAEDGGDFYVDTILGTYYVSLNDQKEPFNDVNVRKALSLAIDRDYVANTIMQGTYTPAYNLVGPGIVDENGMFYDNANGGKTYISEDYEANLEAAKQALADAGYPNGEGFPVIEYSTNDAGYHTPVAEYLQQAWGELGITVNINKVEWASFTPLRRAGDYDASRNGWVMDYNDPSNMIELFTTGNGNNDGKYSNADFDAAVEASKVADKSVHFQKLHEAEDILMNDYACIPVAYYNDFWLQSPSLKGTWHSPYGYWYLQYGYVEE, from the coding sequence ATGAAGATGAAGAACATTGCTGCCGTGGCTATGGCCGGCTGCATGGCTGCTTCTCTCGCTGCCTGCGGCGGCTCTGCAAGCTCCGCAGCCTCCACCGAGACCAGCACCGCTGCATCCACCGAGGCTGCCACCGGCGAAGAGAGCACTGGCACTGCCAACGGTTTCACTGTCGAGTACGGACCTAACCCCGAGACTCTGGACCCCGCGCTGAACAGCGCAATCGACGGCGCCAACACGCTGATCACTGTCTTTGAGCCGCTGCTGCTCATCGATCAGAACAACGAGGTCATCCCCGGTCAGGCTGAGAGCTACACTGTCAGCGATGACGGTCTGGTCTGGACCTTCACGATGCGTGACGGCCTGAAGTGGAGCGATGGCTCCGACCTGACCGCGAAGGACTTTGAGTACTCCTTCAAGCGTCTGGCCGCGCCCGACACCGCTGCCCCCTATGCCGAGACCGTTGTCGGCATGATCGACGGCTATGAGGATGCCGTCGGCAACCCCGATGCAGGCGGCAACATGACCACCGAGCCTGACTTCGACGCCCTGAATGTCGTTGCCAGCGAGGATGGCAAGACCCTGACCGTCACCCTGAGCTACCCCTGCGCTTACTTTGACAAGCTGGCTGCCTTTGCCGCCATGAGCCCTGTGCAGCAGGCCACTGTTGAGGCCAACGGCGATGCATGGTGCACGCAGCCCGACACCTACGTCTGCAACGGCCCCTACATGATCACCGATTGGGTCCCCTCCGAGCGTATTGTTCTGTCCAAGAACCCGAACTATGTCGGCGGCTGGGATTCCTCCAAGATCGTTTCCGACACCATCACCCTGCTCCTGCTTGAGGATTCCAGCGCCGCCTACGCCGCTTACAACAGCGGTGAGGCACAGCTCGTCAAGGATGTTCCCACCGATGAGATCCCCAGCCTGACCAAGGCTGAGGACGGCGGGGACTTCTATGTTGACACCATCCTGGGCACCTACTATGTCAGCCTGAACGACCAGAAGGAGCCGTTCAACGATGTCAATGTCCGTAAGGCTCTGAGCCTCGCCATCGACCGTGACTATGTTGCCAACACCATCATGCAGGGCACCTACACCCCCGCTTACAATCTGGTCGGCCCCGGCATCGTCGATGAGAACGGCATGTTCTACGACAACGCCAACGGCGGCAAGACCTACATCAGCGAAGACTACGAGGCCAACCTTGAGGCTGCCAAGCAGGCTCTGGCCGATGCCGGCTATCCCAACGGCGAAGGCTTCCCCGTCATCGAGTACAGCACCAACGATGCCGGTTACCACACCCCCGTTGCTGAGTATCTGCAGCAGGCCTGGGGCGAGCTGGGCATCACCGTGAACATCAACAAGGTCGAGTGGGCCAGCTTCACCCCGCTGCGCCGCGCCGGCGACTATGACGCTTCCCGTAACGGCTGGGTCATGGACTACAACGATCCCTCCAACATGATCGAGCTGTTCACCACCGGCAACGGCAACAACGATGGTAAGTACTCCAACGCTGACTTTGATGCCGCAGTCGAGGCTTCCAAGGTTGCTGACAAGAGCGTCCACTTCCAGAAGCTGCATGAGGCTGAGGACATCTTGATGAATGATTACGCCTGCATCCCGGTGGCCTACTACAACGACTTCTGGCTGCAGAGCCCCTCTCTGAAGGGCACCTGGCACAGCCCCTACGGCTACTGGTACCTGCAGTACGGCTATGTTGAGGAGTAA
- the argF gene encoding ornithine carbamoyltransferase: protein MDLVGHDFLTLLDFTPAEIGGLLELAAELKAKKKAGIPHDTLRGKNVALIFEKTSTRTRCAFEVAAHDLGMGTTYLDPTGSQIGKKESIADTAEVLSGMFDGIEYRGYGQSIVEELALHARVPVWNGLTNEYHPTQILADLLTLRERFGSLQGLKLVYMGDARYNMGNSLMIGCAKMGLHFVACAPKAYWPNPELVARCEEFARLSGGSVTLTEDTDAAAGADAVYTDVWVSMGEPTAVWEERINALAPYQVNAALMAKAKRTAVFMHCLPAYHDHKTAIGREMGERFGRAEMEVTDEVFTGRQSIVFQEAENRMHTIKAVMAATLGA from the coding sequence ATGGACCTCGTAGGGCATGATTTTTTGACATTGCTGGACTTTACCCCCGCAGAGATCGGCGGCCTGCTGGAGCTGGCAGCCGAGCTGAAGGCTAAAAAGAAGGCCGGCATCCCCCATGACACGCTGCGCGGCAAAAATGTTGCGCTGATTTTTGAAAAGACCTCCACCCGCACCCGCTGCGCGTTTGAGGTAGCCGCCCACGATCTGGGCATGGGCACGACCTATCTGGACCCCACCGGCAGCCAGATCGGCAAAAAGGAATCCATCGCCGACACAGCCGAGGTGCTTTCCGGCATGTTTGACGGCATCGAGTACCGCGGCTACGGCCAGTCGATCGTGGAGGAGCTGGCGCTGCACGCCCGCGTGCCGGTGTGGAACGGCCTGACCAACGAGTACCACCCCACCCAGATTCTGGCCGACCTTTTGACCCTGCGCGAGCGCTTCGGCAGCCTGCAGGGGCTAAAGCTCGTCTACATGGGTGACGCCCGCTACAACATGGGCAACAGCCTGATGATCGGCTGCGCCAAGATGGGCCTGCATTTTGTGGCCTGCGCGCCGAAGGCCTACTGGCCGAACCCCGAGCTTGTTGCCCGCTGTGAGGAGTTTGCCCGCCTGAGCGGCGGCAGCGTCACCCTGACCGAGGACACGGATGCCGCAGCCGGGGCCGATGCCGTCTACACCGATGTGTGGGTCAGCATGGGCGAGCCGACCGCCGTATGGGAGGAGCGCATCAACGCGCTGGCCCCCTATCAGGTCAACGCCGCGCTGATGGCCAAGGCCAAGCGCACCGCCGTCTTTATGCACTGCCTGCCGGCCTACCACGACCACAAGACCGCCATTGGCCGGGAAATGGGCGAGCGGTTCGGCCGCGCCGAAATGGAGGTAACGGACGAGGTATTCACCGGCCGCCAGTCCATCGTTTTTCAGGAGGCCGAGAACCGTATGCACACGATCAAAGCTGTCATGGCGGCAACCTTAGGCGCGTAA
- a CDS encoding DNA polymerase IV, whose amino-acid sequence MAKIYFHVDVNSAFLSWSALKLLQDGGTVDLRTIPAVVGGDETKRHGVVLAKSGPAKQYGIKTGESLFAARTKCPGLTVVPPDFDWYVQNSKALIQILNDYTPDVEQYSIDEAFLDMTGTEALFGPPLTAAHTIRRRVHRELGFTVNVGIAPNRLLAKMASDFQKPDKVHTLYLYEVEKKMWPLPVGELFGVGPSAAKKLNSCGIYTIGNLAAQDRATVVSLFGARGDTLWNYANGREADPVTKQGSRDNSYGNSVTMPRDLPRPEEADATMLALCDSVGRRLRADGKTARVVTVQLVDNAFRRTSHQTTLPNPTNSTDRLYRVAVELMRQMWPARPVRLVGVSAEKTGEDNFEQMDLFTDAARIDKQEKLDRAADALRRRFGGAAVTRATLLTPDTRKPEALSAAKEREKEKK is encoded by the coding sequence ATGGCAAAAATCTACTTTCATGTCGATGTAAACTCGGCGTTTCTTTCCTGGTCGGCGCTCAAGCTCCTGCAGGACGGCGGCACGGTGGACCTGCGCACGATCCCGGCTGTGGTCGGCGGCGATGAAACCAAGCGCCACGGCGTTGTGCTGGCCAAGAGCGGCCCCGCCAAGCAGTACGGCATCAAAACGGGGGAGAGCCTGTTCGCGGCCCGCACCAAATGCCCGGGGCTGACGGTCGTGCCGCCGGATTTTGACTGGTATGTGCAGAACAGCAAGGCGCTGATCCAAATCCTGAACGACTATACGCCCGATGTTGAGCAGTACAGCATTGACGAAGCGTTTCTGGACATGACCGGGACCGAGGCGCTGTTCGGCCCGCCGCTGACGGCGGCGCACACGATCCGCCGCCGCGTACACCGCGAGCTGGGCTTTACGGTCAATGTGGGCATCGCCCCCAACCGCCTGCTTGCCAAGATGGCCTCGGACTTTCAAAAGCCGGACAAGGTCCACACCCTCTATCTGTACGAGGTAGAAAAAAAGATGTGGCCGCTGCCGGTGGGGGAGTTGTTCGGCGTCGGCCCCAGCGCGGCCAAAAAGCTGAACAGCTGCGGCATTTATACAATAGGAAATCTGGCCGCACAGGACCGGGCCACGGTGGTTTCGCTGTTCGGGGCGCGCGGCGATACGCTGTGGAACTACGCCAACGGCCGCGAGGCCGACCCCGTGACAAAGCAGGGCAGCCGCGACAACAGCTACGGCAACAGTGTGACGATGCCCCGCGACCTGCCCCGCCCCGAGGAGGCGGACGCCACGATGCTGGCGCTCTGCGATTCGGTCGGGCGGCGGCTGCGGGCGGACGGCAAGACCGCCCGTGTCGTGACGGTACAGCTGGTGGACAATGCGTTCCGCCGCACCAGCCACCAGACGACCCTGCCCAACCCGACCAACTCCACCGACCGGCTCTACCGTGTGGCGGTCGAGCTGATGCGCCAGATGTGGCCGGCGCGGCCCGTGCGGCTGGTGGGCGTCAGCGCCGAAAAGACCGGCGAGGATAACTTTGAGCAGATGGATCTTTTTACCGATGCCGCGCGGATCGACAAGCAGGAAAAGCTCGACCGCGCCGCCGATGCATTGCGCCGCAGGTTTGGCGGCGCTGCCGTGACCCGCGCCACGCTGCTGACCCCTGACACCCGCAAGCCCGAGGCACTGAGCGCCGCCAAGGAACGCGAGAAAGAAAAAAAGTGA